In a single window of the Vitis vinifera cultivar Pinot Noir 40024 chromosome 6, ASM3070453v1 genome:
- the LOC100262117 gene encoding subtilisin-like protease SBT4.4 translates to MGALPQQQFSPLSQHLSILEDALGGSSPEDSLVRSYGRSFNGFAAKLTEQEREKLASKEEVVSVFPSGILQLHTTRSWDFMGFPQTVKRVPSIESDIIIGVLDTGIWPESKSFSDEGLGPVPKKWKGSCKGGQNFTCNKKIIGARVYNSMISPDNTARDSEGHGTHTASTAAGSVVKGASFYGVGKGDARGGVPSARIAVYKVCYETGCTVADVMAAFDDAISDGVDIITVSLGAAAALPLDSDSIGIGAFHAMAKGILTLNSAGNNGPVPVSVSSVAPWMVSVAASTTDRRIIGEVVLGNGVTVEGIAINSFELNGTNHPIVYGKTASTCDKQNAEICRPSCLNEDLSKGKIVLCKNNPQIYVEASRVGALGTITLAQEYQEKVPFIVPVPMTTLTRPDFEKVEAYINSTKKPKANILKSESLNDTSAPVVAFFSSRGPNRIVPDFLKPDITAPGVDILAAFSPIAPISDTDEDDRRVNYNFLSGTSMSCPHAAAVAAYVKSFHPTWSPSAIKSAIMTTAQRLDPSNNPDGELAYGSGHIDPVKARSPGLVYDASKEDYIKMMCTMGYDTNQVRLISGDNSTSCPKDGKGSPRDLNYPSMAAKVDPKKPFAVKFPRTVTNVGFANSTYKAKIRIRSRHIKVQVNPSTLSFKSLNETKSFLVTVTGDGLNFEKDPTASASLAWSDGNHHVRSPIFVYVLKDGF, encoded by the exons ATGGGAGCCCTCCCTCAACAGCAATTCTCACCTTTATCTCAACACCTTAGCATCCTTGAGGATGCTCTAGGGGGCAG TTCACCGGAGGACTCTCTGGTAAGAAGCTACGGAAGGAGTTTCAATGGATTTGCAGCCAAGCTCACAGAACAAGAACGAGAAAAATTGGCTA GTAAGGAGGAAGTGGTGTCTGTTTTCCCAAGTGGAATCCTTCAACTTCACACCACAAGATCTTGGGATTTTATGGGTTTCCCTCAGACTGTAAAACGAGTTCCAAGTATTGAGAGTGATATTATCATCGGTGTTCTTGATACTGGTATCTGGCCTGAATCAAAAAGCTTTAGTGATGAGGGTTTGGGCCCTGTcccaaaaaaatggaaaggtTCTTGTAAAGGTGGACAAAATTTCACTTGCAACAA GAAGATAATTGGAGCTCGAGTATACAACTCGATGATATCTCCGGATAATACTGCAAGAGACAGTGAGGGTCATGGAACCCACACTGCCTCCACCGCAGCCGGAAGCGTAGTAAAGGGTGCGAGTTTTTATGGAGTGGGTAAAGGAGATGCAAgaggaggagttccttctgcaAGGATTGCCGTATACAAAGTGTGTTACGAAACAGGGTGCACGGTGGCAGATGTGATGGCTGCCTTCGATGATGCTATTTCTGATGGGGTTGACATAATTACGGTTTCACTTGGAGCAGCTGCAGCATTGCCTTTGGACTCCGATTCCATTGGAATTGGCGCTTTCCATGCTATGGCAAAGGGTATTTTAACCTTGAATTCTGCAGGAAATAATGGTCCTGTCCCAGTATCAGTAAGCAGCGTTGCACCATGGATGGTCAGCGTAGCAGCCAGCACCACTGATCGCAGAATCATCGGCGAGGTTGTTCTTGGAAATGGAGTTACTGTGGAGGGTATTGCCATTAATTCTTTTGAGTTGAATGGAACTAACCATCCTATTGTATATGGAAAGACCGCTAGTACATGTGATAAACAAAATGCCGA GATTTGCAGGCCCTCGTGCTTAAACGAGGATTTGTCGAAGGGAAAGATTGTGCTGTGTAAAAACAATCCACAAATATATGTAGAAGCTAGTAGGGTTGGTGCCCTTGGGACAATCACGCTAGCCCAGGAATACCAAGAAAAAGTTCCATTCATCGTCCCTGTACCCATGACAACTTTGACTCGTCCGGACTTTGAGAAGGTGGAGGCCTACATCAATTCCACAAA AAAGCCTAAAGCAAACATACTGAAAAGTGAATCCCTCAACGACACTTCTGCCCCGGTTGTGGCCTTCTTTTCATCACGAGGGCCTAACAGAATCGTACCAGATTTTTTGAAG CCAGATATAACCGCCCCCGGTGTTGATATCTTAGCTGCATTTTCCCCGATTGCTCCTATTTCGGACACTGATGAAGATGACAGGAGGGTGAACTACAATTTCTTATCAGGAACCTCCATGTCTTGCCCCCATGCTGCTGCAGTTGCTGCTTATGTCAAGTCCTTTCACCCTACCTGGTCTCCTTCCGCCATCAAATCCGCTATTATGACTACCG CCCAGAGACTGGACCCCTCCAACAACCCAGATGGCGAACTCGCCTATGGATCTGGCCATATCGATCCTGTAAAAGCTAGAAGTCCGGGTTTAGTGTACGATGCCTCCAAAGAAGACTACATTAAAATGATGTGCACCATGGGATATGACACAAATCAAGTGAGGCTCATATCAGGAGACAACAGCACTAGTTGTCCTAAGGATGGTAAAGGCTCTCCAAGGGATCTCAATTATCCTTCAATGGCAGCTAAAGTTGACCCAAAAAAGCCTTTCGCAGTGAAGTTTCCAAGGACTGTTACAAACGTTGGCTTTGCAAATTCCACTTACAAAGCAAAGATCAGAATCAGGAGTCGCCATATAAAGGTCCAAGTGAATCCTTCCACCCTCTCTTTCAAATCATTGAACGAGACAAAATCTTTTCTTGTGACTGTTACCGGAGACGGACTAAACTTCGAAAAGGATCCGACTGCGTCTGCATCGCTGGCTTGGTCCGATGGCAATCATCACGTGAGGAGTCCCATTTTCGTGTATGTACTCAAGGATGGATTTTAA